The proteins below are encoded in one region of Hordeum vulgare subsp. vulgare chromosome 3H, MorexV3_pseudomolecules_assembly, whole genome shotgun sequence:
- the LOC123444797 gene encoding protein YIP4b-like, whose protein sequence is MSHNYGDTIPLHPSSAQSDMDEIESLMYDAPSATVLPARPPSPPRASIPISTSPPPPSSKPPLPASSVPIFVPQGPTPAGPPASVSVAIASDGFGPPPNTLTEPVWDTVKRDLARIVSNLKLVVFPNPNREDPGKALRDWDLWGPFFFIVFLGLTLSWSASVKKSEVFAVAFAVLAAGAIILTLNVLLLGGHIIFFQSLSLLGYCLFPLDVGALICLLKDNVILKIIVVTVTLAWSSWAAYPFMSAAVNPRRKALAIYPVFLMYISVGFLIIAID, encoded by the exons ATGTCGCACAACTACGGGGATACGATCCCGCTCCACCCGTCGTCGGCGCAGTCCGACATGGACGAGATCGAGAGCCTCATGTACGACGCGCCCTCCGCCACCGTCCTCCCCGCGCGGCCGCCCtccccgccgcgcgcctccatccccatctccacctcgcctcctcctccgtcctccaagccgcccctccccgcctcctccgtcccaatcTTCGTGCCCCAGGGGCCGACCCCCGCCGGCCCGCCCGCGTCCGTCTCCGTCGCCATCGCCTCCGACGGCTTCGGGCCCCCGCCCAACACGCTCACCGAGCCCGTCTGGGACACCGTCAAGCGCGACCTCGCCCGCATCGTCAGCAACCTAAAGCTCGTCGTCTTCCCCAACCCCAACCGCGAGGACCCCGGCAAGGCGCTCAGGGACTGGGACCTGTGGGGccccttcttcttcatcgtcttcCTCGGCCTCACACTGTCCTGGTCCGCCTCTGTTAAGAAG TCTGAAGTATTTGCTGTCGCGTTCGCTGTGCTGGCAGCTGGGGCTATAATCTTAACATTGAATGTTCTGCTTCTG GGTGGTCACATCATCTTCTTCCAAAGCCTCAGTCTCCTTGGGTATTGTTTGTTTCCTCTGGATGTTGGAGCTCTAATTTGCTTGCTGAAGGACAATGTCATACTAAAGATCATCGTCGTGACAGTCACACTGGCGTGGAGCTCCTGGGCTGCCTACCCATTCATGAGCGCTGCTGTGAACCCAAGGAGAAAGGCTCTGGCCATATATCCTGTATTCCTCATGTACATCTCGGTCGGGTTCCTCATAATTGCCATAGATTAG